CATATTATTGGCCTACGCAAAATTTTTTCCAACACATGCCTCTCTACTCTCAAGTCTAATTTTAGTCAGACGAAGAGAGTATACCAATTTTTTTAGACCGAGGATGTGAAAAGACCCTTCAGTTGATGGGATCTACATAACTTTTGGGGCAGAAATAAGGCGGCACAACTAAAGCCATCATGGTTGAATTAAATGGGCATCATTTCAAAATCTCTTTTTTGAATCATGGCATCGATTTGCCCAACTGGCGGCAGTGGTTAACTGAGTAGGAAGATGCCACACGTGCCACGTGCTGCTAGTTGTTGGGCAGGAAATAATTTGACATCCGAAGATCATCTTTTTCTGGCTATAAATGGGGGAAGCGCTCGTCCTAACCTTTCCGACTGCTACCAGGCACTTctattctctttttctcttttttgtctTTATTGTAGCTTCTCAAAACAAtaagttctcctttttcatctgTGGTGTAATCTTCGAAGATGCTTTTGAAGGTTCCAGCCGTTTCATTCCTCTGCCTTCTCCTTTTGTTCTCAGATGGGTTTTCTTGGTGTTCCTTTCTCGCCCATCTATTTtttcattctttctttctttttctaaatTGCCTTCTAGcccctttatgtagtaatgatcGATTAGAGCGAGGTTGGGCCCAACGCCTATTGTTCCATACTGAATCCGAATGACTTAAGCCGAATACAGGTATGGTATGGAATTTCTTCAGATTTCGATCTAGAACTCCCTAAAGCAGGCGATCGTGTAGATAATCCACCTTTCGGTCGGCTCAACATATATGAGGAAGCACTCCGAACGGGTTTAAGATTTTCTGCTCCTCCTTTCATCCTTGATGTCTTTCATTTTTACGGCCTTTTCTTTTGCACAATTATTTCAAACTCTTTTAGGTTTGTAGTAGGTTTTTTGGTTATCGGCATTATAGCTAATGTTCAGCCATATGTctctcttttcatttttttttcaccaTAAAGAAGCATCCATATgctaaggactggtggtacttttcttctcagagagtGGTTTCTCCTCTGATAAAGGGCACTCCTACCTCCATCCACAAGTGGAAGGAgtggtttttatttttgttgagCTCTCTTACATAGGATTAAAACTTGCCAAGCTGGGATCAGTCGGAGGCTTCAGCGTTCAAAAGCTAAAGATCGAGGAAGAGGGTCATTTTAAGATCCTTAGGGACTTTAAAACTCCCTCGATCGATGAGTTATTATCCAATGAAGTCCTTTATAATGCTAGACTCAGTCAGGCTGACCCTAGAGATGAGTACCATAGTTATCTATTTTTCGTGTTTCTTTCTTTCATACTTCTAACAAAGTTTGGTTGTTTGTAGAGATGAGACCTAAGGATATCACCAAGATAAAGCAGAACCTTTCGAAAAAGAGGAAGGATCCGATGTCTGAAGGTGCCTCTAAGAAGCCAGTGATCCATCGAGAAAAGATCAAGAACGAGCGGGCCTCAGCAGCCGAGGCCCCCATGGTGCTGGCGACTCCTACTCCTCCGAGTCCATCTTTACCGACTATGGCTCCTACTTCAGCAGTTGCTCTGGTGCTAGTGTCTCCACCATCCGTGGTTCCTCCATCAGTTCCTTCGATGTCTCCTCATGGGGCTGGAGGTCAGCCTCACTCTACTCAATCTCCTTCTGTCGTGGGCCTAAGCAGAGTGTCTCTTCCCACCAACTAATCAGATCCAGATGCTCGCCTTAACTCCATCCCCGAGGATGCAACTTTCAATAACTAGAGAGTTGTCAAAGAGCTGATTGAGAGGTCGATGCTTCCAATAGAGCTGAAGAAAATTGGCAGCCTGAGCTTTGACAACTTACAGCTGCACTCAGTGACCGCCATGCATCAGGTGCCTTTTTTTGTCCTTTGGCTTGTCCTTttgctccccttcttctcttttttctaatCATGGTTTCCATGTAGATGCTTCATTTCTTGGTCATTCTCTTGAACAATACATATAGAATGGAGATCAATAGGAACCTACACCAAAAGGTCGAGTCTAATGCTGCGAGGGCATGCATGCAAGCCGATGCGATCAAAGGGGAAGTTGTCAATTTGAAGGAGTCCCTCAGTAAAGTTTCCATTGAGCTTGCACAAAGGGGAGAGGAGCTTTAGGAGGCCAATGCTAAGCTTGCTAAGATCGAGTAGAAGGTCGAGGATCAGATTGCCAAGGCCAAGCAGAAGGCCAAGGATCAAGTCGTCGAGGTTAGGCAAGAGGTCGAGGAAACGATCATCGAGGCCGGTCGATCGACCATGGAGGCCTTCAAGGCATGGATGGATTTCAAGCGGGAGAAGGCTTAGGTGGTTGATCGCTTCAAGGCATCAGAAGAATTTCACGACACCATGGTCGCGTTCAGTCAAGAGTCCTTTAATGTGGGATATAAGACTAGATTTAAAGATTGCCGTCGTCGAGTCACCGCCCGACTTTTCAAAATTGATCTCTCCTTCCTAGATGAGGACGAAGGCGAAGAGGAGGCCACGGAGGAGCCAACTCCTCCTATGACTATCAAGAGGCAAGTCAAGAGCGAAGAGGTAGTGCTCGGAGTTTCTCCATCACCTGCCGCTGGTCCATCTGAAGCACCCCAGGGTCACTCAGGAGTTGCATCGGATCCCTCCGGTCTTCAAGGCAAGGTCGAAAGATGAGACGTTcttgtactttttttttcttcttatagaAAAGTTGTTATTAATGAAGTGAAATATTTTGAATTCATGTTATCTTTCCATTTATTTATTCCATCCCTCTCTAGTGTGTTCAATCGTGCCAGCGCATCCTTGGTGGCTATGTTTCTTCAATTTCTATTGTCGAGCCCTTACCGATGGTTTTTGCAGCAAGGATTAGGTCCTGTATAAGTGACCTagagaagatggtcaaaaaattaaataagaaagCTACTGCTCGGAAGAAAGAGCTGTCAAAAACTAAGAAAGCCTTCAACGAGACTTCAGTAGAAGTCAACTAGTTGAAGACAACTATTCGTCGCAATGTCGTAGCATACTTCATGGAGAAGGCTCGATTGAAAGCTGAGTCTACAAAGCTGTCAAAACTCATCAAGATGCCACTTGAGGTGCCGCTGCCAAATAGCACTACCTTCATAACTAGCTCCATAGAgttcagagaaaaattttagagctgGAGTCATCAGGGGCTGCTCCAAAGAGTCCAGACAGTGTTCACTGATCGTGTAGCGTGACTACGAAGAAAGCTTCATGTCACTCAGGAGAGGCTTTCCAGACTTGAACAATCGGAGAGCAGAGTCTCCATAGCCGAATATAAGTCGAGGGAAGGTCAGTCGACACATGGAGGATCTAAAGGCTTGGTAGGAGGGGGGCTGGCCGACCCCTCATCTCCGGGCGATATTGTCCGATGCATGTTTGATGCTGGTTATACAGCCGATTTTTGATCGTGCAGGAATTGGATCAGAGTAGCATCTCTGGGACTTGATCTCTCTAGCTTTTTCCCATAGGTGATGTCGAACCCTCTACCCACCTGGGTAGGTCTCAGGGTGTGGAGATTCATGAGCTTGGATCTGGTGGTGAGGAGATCCACGAGGAAGCTCCTGATGAAGCTTTGGAGGTCGGGGCTCATCGTGGTTCAATGTAACAATCTCTGTTGTAATTAGTTTGGAGTGACAATGTCCTTGTAGTCATAATAGATCATATGAATGTAATAATGGCTACTTCTCTTATTTTTTGTTGCCTTTTTCTTTTGCTTGATAATGGTATGGGCTGTTCCATACCGCGGACGAGGACTCATCGATATTTTTTCTGCTAGATGTCCCATGTATTGATTGTAGTCATTGTTTTGATGCTTCGTAACTCCTGAAGCATTTAAGGTGAATTCAGTTGGATTGGGTGATAGTCATAGGGAATGATGGTCGCTACTCCTTCTGATGGAACAAAATCTGAAAAAGGACATCAGGCCCATAGGAGTATACCATGTAGCGATGTTCCAGTCCATGAAGCATCACCTGAGTTAACTTTCAAAGTTGGGAAGGCACACCATTTATGGCTTAGGGGGCAGCCATAGTATCAAAGCTATCGATTGGTGGTTAGTGTGTGTGCTCATGCTTATAAAAAGAGGACTACTTGTTGGTGAGAACTTCATCTTCCATCctttatttttcatagcttttgctAAAACTCTCCCTCTCCTTTGTCACCATTATGCCTTCCAAGAAATCCATTAAGGACCTAGTTAAGGAGAGGAGGGCAGCCGCAAAGAAGGCCCTTTCATCGAGGAAGGCAAAGGGAAAAGGGTCCAGCCAGTCTTCCTCGTCGTCTACCCCATTGCCATCGCCACCTACCAAGGGTGAGGGTGCCCCCTCCACTAAGCGAATCCCTCATGCGGTCCGTGAGCAATATATCCAGGACTACAAGACCTCGACAACATTCGAGGAGGACGTCACCGGCATTGCTGCCACTGCCTTTGTCTTCAGTTTCGAAGATTGTAAGGCCCACTTATGGTGGATGATGCCACAATTGGACCTCCACTACCTCCTCTCGGATAACAATGATGAGTAAATGGGGGCCTTCTCTTTCGATGAGGAGTGAGCTCctcatcctttttctttttcttcttttttctcccttttctttGTTGGGGTGATGTCTCTTGTAAATATCTCAATGAAAAGTTAGTTTACTTTTCCTCATATGTCATGTGTGTATGCTTACTTTTGATTGGTAATCTTTCTTTTGTTAGGCAGATCACAGGCCATCTCATTTTACAATTAATCAAAGGCTCTTTCAATCGGACCGATTAAAGGTCATCttattttaaaatcgatcaaaggctccttcagtcGGACCGATCAAAGATCATCTTATGTTAAAGCCAATCAAAGATATTTTCAATCGGACCGATCAAAGGTCATCTTATTTTAAAGTCGATCAAAAGTTTCTTCAGTCGAACCGATCAAAGGCCATTTTATTTTAAAGTCTATCAAAGGCTGCTTCAGATTTTTCATAGCTGTGAGTTGACGAATAgacaaaaaatcataattttcaaAGAATAGAAACTTTATTGAGGAGAGTTGTGTGATACATTACTAGTAGTATATGCagagatttttcaaattttatagtcgGAAGAGCGGAGTTCCATTTAGCTGCTTTAGTCGGTATGTTCTTAGTTTGATAACTTCATCTACCTGGTATGGGCCCTCCTAGTTTGGGGCTAGCTTGCCTCGCTCCCCAAGTTGAAAAAACTTCCATCCTGCATAGGACTAGGTCGTTGACCTTGAAAACCTTATTCGAAACTCTGAAGTTAGAGTATCAGGCAATTTTGTGCTGGTAGGCTACCATTCAGACACGTACTTTTTCTTGAGCTTGTTCGAGCAAATCTAAGTCAGCATGCAGCCTCTCTAAGTTGGTCTGCTTATCATAGTTCTCAACTCATACCAACGGGACCCCAATCTCAACTGAAATTACTGCTTCCATCCCAAAGGCCAAGCCCAAAGGAGTTTCTCCCGTTGAAACTCTTGGCATTATCTAGTATGCCCAAAGCACGTGGTGGAGCTCATCGGCCTAAGATCCTTTGGCCCTATCTAACCTTGTCTGCAGGCCTCGTAGGATAGTCCAATTTGTCACCTCAACTGTACCATTGGCCTAAGGATGGGCGATGAAAATAAGATAACGTGAGATTCCATGCTCTTCACAAAACTCTTTGAGCTTAGCTCCCGTGAATTGCTGCCCATTATCGGTGATCAGTACTCAAGGTAGTCCGAACTAGCATATGATGGATTTTCAGACCAAATCTGTCATCCTTGCTTCAATGATGCGGGCCAATGGCTCGACCTCCATCCATTTAGTAAAGTAGTCTATAGTGATGAGCAAGAACTTGCATTGACTTAAGGCCTGTGGAAAGGGACCAAGGATATCcacccccattgtgcaaaagatCAAGGGATACAAATGGAGGTGATCGACACCACGGACAGTTATTGTATATTGGAGTTCTTTTGGCATTTGTCACACCGCATGACATAGTTCTCGAAATTCTTTTGCATTGTCAGCCAATAATAGCCCTATCGAAGAAGTTTGTATGCCAATGCCCTCTTTTCGATACAAAtaccttcgtgcacttctctgagtgcgtagtcggCTTCGAATAGTCGCAGGCATTTAAGAAGAGGAAATAAAtaagacctcttgtatagcttccCTTCATGGAGAAGATACCTAGATGACTGATACTTTATTTTTTGAGCTTCCTTCCGATCTGCGGGCAGCATCCCATCTATAAAATAACTAATAGATGGGTCAACCCAGGAAGGTTCCTCGTCTATCTGCATTATGGTCTTCGGCTCTTCAATACTTGATCGGCCCATCACTTCAAAGAAGGTTCTCTTAGGTAACTCGGGTGgtgccgatgtcgccagcttagaCAATAGGTCGGCCCTAGAGTTCTCCGATCTGGATAtttattgaattttaaatttgttaAACACAAATGCTAGGtctttgatcttctgaaggtattTCACCATGTTTTCTCCTCCAGCCTCATAATTGTCCTGAATGTGCCTGACAACCAGCTGAGAATCACCGCAGACCTTCAGATTTTGTATCCCTAGCTCTCTATCTATTCGAAGCCCCATAGCcaaagcttcatattcagctttgTTATTTATTGATGGAAATTCGAAGTGCAAGATATACTCGACTACTGTTCCTTCTAGATCCAAGAGCATCAGTCCTGCCTCAGATCCTACGGAGTTGGATGAGCCATCCACGTACATCACCCAGGAATCATCATTAGCTATCAAAGGGCCCTTATCGATCTAAACACATGGCTCGGCCTTTTCTTGTTCAATTGGCTCATCTGGAATGCTGCACTCAGCTATAAAGTCGGTCAAGACCTGGGCTTTGATGGATGGTCAGGATTGGTACTGGATGTAAAACTCAGAGAGCTCAATCACCCATTTTATAATCTGTCTGGATGTGTCAGGCTGATGGAGGATGCTCTTTATCAGTTGGTCCATCAAGAGGATAATGGTGTGAGCTTGGAAGTAAGATCGAAGCCTTCAGACTGCAATAAGGAGAGCATAAGCTAGTTTCTCCAACTTCGAGTATCAAATCTCCGAATTTTTGAGGATTCAGCTAATATAGTAGATTGACTTTTGGATTTTGTCCCGCTCTTATACTAGCACTGCACTCATAGCGACAAATGAAACTATAGGATATAAAAATAATTCTTCATCAAGATCAAGCTTACCGAGTAGTGGAGCAGAACCAAGATAGTTTTTGAGGTCGGTGAAAGCTCTTTGACACTCCTTGGTCCACTGAAAGTTCTTTGATTGTTTCAGGACATGAAAAAAGGATAAGCATCATTCAATCGATCTTGAGACAAAGCAGTTCAAAGAAGAGATCCTTTCCATAAGGCGTTGCATCTCCTTGATCGTTCTTGGGAGACCCATCTCCTATACAGCTCTGATCTTCTTCGGGTTGGTCTCTATTCCTTGGTTAGATACTATAAagcctaaaaatttttaaaaaattactctgaaggtacatttggttgggttcagctccATCTTATACTTTCGTAGGGTAGTAAAGGCTTCTTCGAGGTCGTCGATGTGGGTTCTTGCATACTTGCTCTTGACGAGCATATCTTCCACATACACCTCTATGTTCCGTCCAATTTGATCCTTGAAGACTTTATTTATAAGGTGTTGATAAGTTGCACTTGTATTTTTCAGACCAAAGGATGTAATCCTATAATAGAAGAGACCtcggtcagtgataaaagatgTCTTATCTTCATCCTCAGGCACCATCTAAATTTGGTTATAGTCGGAAAAGATATCCATGAAGAATAAGAGTTCATGGCTCGATGCGATGTCGACCAGCTGATCAATCCTCGACACagggtagctgtcttttgggcaaATCTTATTTAAGTCGGTGAAGTCGATACAGATTCACCATTTCTCATTTATCTTCTTCATCATGATCACGTTCTCTATCCACTCCGAATAGGTCATCTCCTTGATGAAACCCACCTgtagtagcttgtccacttctttagCTATCGTCTTCTGCTGCTCAGGTGCAAAGCTCCTCTTCTTTTGCTTAAAGGGATGATGGTTTGGGCTCACGTTCAACCAGTGCATGATCACTGAGGGATCAATTTTCGGCATGTCTGCTGATGTCCAGACGAAGATGTCTGCATTTTTCTGTAAGAAGAAGGTTAGCTGATCTTTTATTACCTAATTTAGATTTGACCCAATCTGGACCGTATGCTCTGGATTTCCATCTGCTAAGGGGATTGAAATGAGGTCCTCAACCGATTCTCCATGTTCCTCGGCCAGCTCGTCGTGGGTATCTAGTCCCTCAACCGAGTATGACTCGACAGGTCAAGCTCCTTAGAGAGTAATGTTGTAGCAATGACGTGCCAAGTCTTAATCTCTATGAACTTCTCTGACTCCATATGCCGTCAAAAATTTCATCTTCAGGTGGTACATAGAGATGACAGCTCGGAGTGCATTCAGACCTGATCGGCCAAGGATGGTGCTATAGGCCGAGGGTGCTCGGATGACCAGGAAGTTAACTTGGGCAATGGACTGGATAGGGACTTGGCCAGCTTTCACAAGTAGCATGATAACTCCTTCTACGGGGATGGTGTCCCCGATAAATTCGACAAATGAGGAATCCATCCTCCCCAGGCGATCATCAAGCATTTCCATCTTTGAGAaggcatcataaaataagatatcaacagagctttcattatcaatcagAACACGGTGTGcatcataatttataatatttaaatttacaacGACTGCATCATTGTGTAGGAACTGAACTCCTTGGACATCCTCCTCGATGAAAGTAATCGGTTCCTCAGTTTTCTGCTTCTTCACCATTCCTTCACCTCCACCGGCTCCTCCACTATGCTGCCCTCCTATGATGGTATTTATTATGCTGGCTGGAGGTTGGCTTCTAGTGATCCCGCCCTCTGCGGTTGCTTTGCCGGCAAATGGGATCTCTACCGCTCTTCCCACTGCTCTCACCTCCGTCGGATGAACCAATCGAGATGACCGTGTCTGATGAAATTCTCAATCTCATCCTAGagttgaatgcactcctctgtattaTGGTAGTGATCTCAATAGTACAGATAGTATTTATTTGGATCTCTCTGATTTGGGAGTGTCCGCAGCCTCCTCACCTCCGGATGCTGTCCTTTGAtctccatcagtacctgagtcCTCAGAGCATTCAACAAGGTGTAGTTATTATACCTCCTCCGTGGTGAGGCACACCGATCCCTTCTCTAAGGGCTCCAGGATCGACGGTTCTGAGGAGGAGTCTCATTTTTCAGCTTCCTTGATGGGGACCTAGAGCACTGTCGGGTTTTCTCCTCCCATCTTGGGAAGTGCTCTTTATTTTGCTTTTCCTCCACTACGAAGCTAGCGAGGGCTTCATCTTCAACGAAAACCTTCTTCGTGCGGGCATACTTCTTTGCCAAACCAATATATCAGGATAGTCCCAAGGATAAATCTTCACTAGCGACTTCTTAAGATCATTCTTCTAGAGTCCACTCATCAATACAGACATTGCGATCGATTGATCCAGATCGTAGATTTTTAGGATGGCCGTATTGAAGCGACTGATATAAGCTCGGATCGACTCATTCTCCTTCTGCTTAATAGTGTAGAGGTAGTGGACCACTTTTACTAACGTCGGCTACTAACAAAATGGCCGATGAAAGATCGGCTCAGCTCCTCGAAGGAATGGATCGAGGTTGGCTTCAGATTAGAATACCAATGTCGGGCCACCCTCTTTAGAGTTATGGAGAAGGCTCAACAAAGAATGGTATTGGTTGCTCCATAAAGGAGCATTGCCGCCTTGAAGGTCTCAAGGTGGTTGATGGGATCAGCAGTCCTGTCGTAAATTTCAAATTATGGAGCCTTGAAGTGCCGAGAAAGTGGCTCCTACATAATCCTTGAATCAAAGGGCAAGTCACTATTAAACCTATTGGAAGGCATTGAGGAGGTATTATGGATCGCATCGATCCACTGATCAAGTTTTCAAAGCCATCACTCAAGCACGGGGTCTCGGGCGATATAAGCCTCGGAGTGCTGAGGGGATCGCCGACCAGAGGTTGAATCATGCCCTAATCGAAGACTCAGAGATCATCGCCTTCTTAGTTCTAAGGTGGCTCTGGAGGGTCCGTCTCCTCTCCGGGCTTTATGGAGGTACCCGTGGTTGTTCTGGTGGTGGCGACGGCTGTGAAGCCGAATTCAATGGTTGTGCCGCTGAAAGAGATGCAGGGGGAGTCTGATCAGGTTGTGATGCCACCTGTGGGGTGATGGGATGGCCTAGATCACCTTGACGGTAGCCGTCAAAGTCTGGACCTACTGAAAAAGTTGAACTAGTCCGTCATGACTAACACCGACTGAGGAGGTGGAGGA
Above is a genomic segment from Elaeis guineensis isolate ETL-2024a chromosome 1, EG11, whole genome shotgun sequence containing:
- the LOC140856409 gene encoding uncharacterized protein — protein: MVKKQKTEEPITFIEEDVQGVQFLHNDAVVVNLNIINYDAHRVLIDNESSVDILFYDAFSKMEMLDDRLGRMDSSFVEFIGDTIPVEGVIMLLVKAGQVPIQSIAQVNFLVIRAPSAYSTILGRSDIFVWTSADMPKIDPSVIMHWLNVSPNHHPFKQKKRSFAPEQQKTIAKEVDKLLQVGFIKEMTYSEWIENVIMMKKINEKW